A genome region from Panicum virgatum strain AP13 chromosome 4K, P.virgatum_v5, whole genome shotgun sequence includes the following:
- the LOC120704127 gene encoding auxin efflux carrier component 2-like: MINGRDIYDVLAAIVPLYVAMFLAYGSVRWWGIFTPDQCSGINRFVAVFAVPLLSFHFISSNDPYAMQYRFLAADSLQKLVILAALAVWHNVLSRYRRGAGAASLDWTITLFSLSTLPNTLVMGIPLLRAMYGDFSGNLMVQIVVLQSVIWYTLMLFLFEYRGAKALISEQFPPDVGASIASFRVDSDVVSLNGRDALQADAEVGSDGRVHVVIRRSASASTTGHGAAARSAVGYRPYGPSSAMTPRASNLTGVEIYSLQTSREPTPRGSSFNQSDFYAMFNGSKMASPLAQPGAAARAPGLDEQVANKFATGKQGGDATTAYPAPNPGMMPPPRKKELGGSNSNSNKELHMFVWSSSASPVSEANLRNAVNHAASTDFAGVPPPAAPVDGATPKGASGTVTPIKKQVDAAAAATGDLEIEDGLKSPATGLGAKFPVSGSPYVAPRKKGADAPGLEEAAHPMPPASVMTRLILIMVWRKLIRNPNTYSSLVGLVWALVSFRWNIQMPSIIKGSISILSDAGLGMAMFSLGLFMALQPKIISCGKRVATFAMAVRFLTGPAVIAATSIAIGLRGVLLHVAIVQAALPQGIVPFVFAKEYNCHPQILSTAVIFGMLIALPITILYYVLLGI; encoded by the exons atgatCAACGGGCGCGACATCTACGACGTCCTCGCGGCGATCGTGCCGCTGTACGTGGCCATGTTCCTGGCCTACGGCTCCGTGCGGTGGTGGGGCATCTTCACGCCCGACCAGTGCTCCGGCATCAaccgcttcgtcgccgtcttCGCCGTCCCGCTGCTCTCCTTCCACTTCATCTCCTCCAACGACCCCTACGCGATGCAGTACCGGTTCCTGGCCGCCGACTCGCTCCAGAAGCTCGTCatcctcgccgcgctcgccgtctGGCACAACGTCCTCTCCCGctaccgccgcggcgccggcgccgcctcgctCGACTGGACCATCacgctcttctccctctccacgcTGCCCAACACGCTGGTCATGGGCATCCCGCTGCTCCGCGCCATGTACGGCGACTTCTCCGGCAACCTCATGGTCCAGATCGTCGTGCTCCAGAGCGTCATCTGGTACACGCTTATGCTCTTCCTCTTCGAGTACCGCGGCGCCAAGGCGCTCATCTCCGAGCAGTTCCCGCCCGACGTCGGCGCCAGCATCGCCTCCTTCCGGGTCGACTCCGACGTCGTCTCGCTCAACGGCCGCGACGCGCTGCAGGCGGACGCCGAGGTCGGCAGCGACGGCCGCGTCCACGTCGTCATCCGCCGCTCCGCGTCCGCCTCCACCACgggccacggcgccgccgcgcgctccgccgTGGGGTACCGCCCCTACGGCCCCTCGTCGGCGATGACCCCGCGCGCCTCCAACCTCACCGGCGTCGAGATCTACTCGCTGCAGACGTCGCGGGAGCCCACGCCGCGGGGCTCCAGCTTCAACCAGTCCGACTTCTACGCCATGTTCAACGGGAGCAAGATGGCCAGCCCGCTGGCgcagcccggcgccgccgcacgcgcgccgGGGCTCGACGAGCAGGTGGCCAACAAGTTCGCGACCGGGAAGCAGGGCGGCGACGCCACGACGGCGTACCCCGCGCCGAACCCCGGCATGATGCCACCGCCACG GAAGAAGGAGCTCGGGGGCTCCAACTCCAACTCCAACAAGGAGCTGCACATGTTCGTATGGAGCTCCAGCGCGTCGCCGGTGTCGGAGGCCAACCTCCGCAACGCCGTCAACCACGCCGCCTCCACCGACTTCGCCGGcgtaccgccgccggccgcgccagtCGACGGCGCCACTCCAAAAG GCGCAAGTGGCACTGTGACGCCGATCAAGAAGCaggtggacgcggcggcggcggcgaccggcgaccTGGAGATCGAGGACGGCCTGAAGAGCCCCGCGACGGGCCTGGGCGCCAAGTTCCCGGTGTCGGGCTCGCCGTACGTGGCGCCGCGCAAGAAGGGCGCCGACGCGCCGGGGCTGGAGGAGGCCGCGCACCcgatgccgccggcgagcgtcaTGACGCGCCTCATCCTCATCATGGTGTGGAGGAAGCTCATCAGGAACCCCAACACCTACTCCAGCCTCGTCGGCCTCGTCTGGGCCCTCGTCTCATTCAG GTGGAACATCCAGATGCCCTCAATTATAAAGGGATCGATATCGATACTGTCCGATGCAGGGCTAGGAATGGCTATGTTCAGCTTAG GCCTGTTCATGGCGCTCCAACCAAAGATCATCTCTTGCGGTAAGAGGGTGGCGACGTTCGCAATGGCGGTGAGGTTCTTGACCGGTCCGGCGGTGATTGCCGCCACCTCCATCGCCATTGGGCTCCGGGGAGTGCTCCTGCACGTTGCCATTGTTCAG GCTGCACTTCCACAAGGCATCGTCCCCTTTGTGTTTGCCAAGGAGTACAACTGCCATCCTCAAATACTTAGCACAGC GGTTATTTTCGGGATGCTCATCGCGCTTCCAATCACGATACTCTACTATGTTCTTCTTGGAATTTAG